The proteins below are encoded in one region of Rhizobacter sp.:
- a CDS encoding feruloyl-CoA synthase, which yields MSAKYRHACVGGAISATLETRADGVKVLRSTEALQPYPVRITDRLEQFAAEVPERTFVAKRVKGGDWRRISYAEMLARAKAIGQALVDRQLSVDRPVVILSDNDLEHLTLVMGALWVGVPHATISSAYSVVAQDYGKLQYILDKLNPGLVFASHGAAYARAIQACVPAGCEVVLCDGEIPERKTTRFDVLLDTAPGAGAADAHAKVDADTIAKFMFTSGSTKHPKGVVVTQRMWCSNQQMLRQSMAFLAEEPPVLVDWLPWNHTFGGNHNIGLTLYNGGTMYIDDGKPTPKGIAETLRNLREIQPTVYFNVPKGFDEIASAMNTDAALRESLFKRVAAFMCGGAGISQATWNLLDAHAEATVGERIRVIGGLGMTETAPSCTFVLGTDARAGFIGLPCPGVDVKLVPLGDKTEVRFRGPNVMPGYWRDDENTAKAFDDEGFYCTGDAVRWVDERDHNKGLMFDGRIAEDFKLSTATFVSVGPLKAAVVSHGAPLVQDVVITGLNRDEVGALVFPRMEECRHLADLPEAASVEEVLTHPTVVGFFQALANKLWVQGTGSANRIARLHVLREPPSIDKGEITDKGSINQRNVLTHRAAVVDALYDGTVAGLVLPRT from the coding sequence GTGAGCGCGAAGTATCGGCACGCATGCGTTGGCGGGGCGATCAGCGCCACGCTGGAGACGCGCGCCGATGGCGTGAAAGTGCTGCGCTCGACCGAAGCGCTGCAGCCGTACCCGGTCCGCATCACCGACCGGCTGGAACAATTCGCGGCCGAGGTGCCCGAGCGCACCTTCGTCGCCAAGCGGGTGAAGGGTGGCGACTGGCGCCGCATCAGCTACGCCGAGATGCTGGCCCGTGCGAAGGCCATCGGCCAGGCGCTCGTCGACCGCCAGCTCTCGGTCGACCGCCCGGTGGTCATCCTCTCCGACAACGACCTCGAGCACCTCACGCTCGTGATGGGTGCGCTGTGGGTGGGCGTGCCGCACGCCACCATCTCGTCGGCCTACTCGGTGGTGGCGCAGGACTACGGCAAGCTGCAGTACATCCTCGACAAGCTCAACCCCGGCCTCGTGTTCGCGAGCCACGGCGCGGCGTATGCGCGTGCCATCCAGGCCTGCGTGCCGGCCGGTTGCGAGGTGGTGCTGTGCGACGGCGAGATCCCGGAGCGCAAGACCACGCGCTTCGACGTGCTGCTCGACACCGCGCCCGGCGCCGGTGCCGCCGATGCGCACGCGAAGGTCGACGCCGACACCATCGCCAAGTTCATGTTCACCTCGGGCTCGACCAAGCACCCCAAGGGCGTGGTCGTGACCCAGCGCATGTGGTGCAGCAATCAGCAGATGCTGCGCCAGAGCATGGCCTTCCTGGCCGAAGAGCCGCCCGTGCTCGTCGACTGGCTGCCCTGGAACCACACCTTCGGCGGCAACCACAACATCGGCCTCACGCTCTACAACGGCGGCACGATGTACATCGACGACGGCAAGCCCACGCCCAAGGGCATCGCCGAGACGCTGCGCAACCTGCGCGAGATCCAGCCCACGGTCTACTTCAACGTGCCCAAGGGCTTCGACGAGATCGCGTCGGCGATGAACACCGACGCGGCCTTGCGCGAATCGCTCTTCAAGCGCGTGGCCGCCTTCATGTGTGGCGGCGCCGGCATCTCGCAGGCGACGTGGAACCTGCTCGATGCGCACGCCGAAGCGACGGTGGGCGAGCGCATCCGCGTCATCGGCGGCCTGGGCATGACCGAGACCGCGCCCTCGTGCACCTTCGTGCTCGGCACCGACGCGCGCGCCGGCTTCATCGGCCTGCCCTGTCCGGGCGTGGACGTGAAACTGGTGCCGCTGGGCGACAAGACCGAAGTGCGCTTTCGCGGCCCCAACGTCATGCCCGGCTACTGGCGCGACGACGAGAACACCGCCAAGGCGTTCGACGACGAAGGCTTCTACTGCACCGGCGACGCGGTGCGCTGGGTCGACGAACGCGACCACAACAAGGGCCTGATGTTCGACGGCCGGATCGCCGAGGACTTCAAGCTCTCCACCGCCACCTTCGTGAGCGTGGGCCCGCTGAAGGCCGCGGTCGTGTCGCACGGCGCGCCGCTGGTGCAAGACGTGGTCATCACCGGCCTCAACCGCGACGAGGTGGGCGCGCTCGTCTTCCCGCGCATGGAAGAGTGCCGCCACCTCGCCGACTTGCCCGAGGCGGCTTCGGTGGAAGAGGTGCTCACGCACCCGACAGTGGTCGGCTTCTTCCAGGCGCTCGCCAACAAACTCTGGGTGCAAGGCACCGGCAGCGCCAACCGCATCGCACGCCTGCACGTGCTGCGCGAGCCGCCCTCCATCGACAAGGGCGAGATCACCGACAAGGGCTCGATCAACCAGCGCAACGTGCTGACGCACCGCGCGGCGGTGGTCGATGCGCTGTACGACGGAACGGTGGCGGGGCTCGTCCTGCCGCGGACATGA
- a CDS encoding crotonase/enoyl-CoA hydratase family protein codes for MSTDFRPATGLLASLDLLQVSQAGPVLHIRLNRPAKRNAISDTLIQQLHTAVVNLPDDVRVAIVSGEGDHFCAGLDLSELVERDVGEGVLHSRMWHAAFDQVQFGRVPVVAVLHGAVVGGGLELASSTHIRVAEASAYFGLPEGQRGLFVGGGGSARIPRLMGVARMADMMLTGRVYDAQEGLAAGLVQYVVPQGEGFAKAYELAKRIAQNAPLSNYAVTHALPRIADQSQSEGLFTESLMAAVAESTPDAKERLRAFLEKRAGKVVKS; via the coding sequence ATGAGCACAGATTTCCGCCCCGCCACCGGCCTCTTGGCCTCGCTCGACCTGCTGCAGGTGAGCCAGGCCGGCCCGGTGCTGCACATCCGCCTCAACCGCCCGGCCAAGCGCAACGCCATTTCCGACACGCTGATTCAGCAACTCCACACCGCCGTCGTCAACCTGCCCGACGACGTGCGTGTGGCCATCGTCAGCGGCGAGGGCGACCACTTCTGCGCTGGCCTCGACCTGTCGGAGCTGGTGGAACGCGATGTGGGTGAGGGCGTGCTGCACTCGCGCATGTGGCACGCCGCCTTCGACCAAGTGCAGTTCGGGCGGGTGCCGGTGGTCGCGGTGTTGCACGGCGCGGTGGTCGGCGGTGGGCTGGAGCTGGCCTCGTCCACCCACATCCGCGTGGCCGAAGCCTCGGCCTACTTCGGCCTGCCCGAAGGCCAGCGAGGCCTCTTCGTCGGCGGCGGTGGCTCGGCGCGCATCCCGCGCCTGATGGGCGTGGCGCGCATGGCCGACATGATGTTGACCGGCCGTGTCTACGACGCGCAGGAGGGCTTGGCGGCCGGCCTCGTGCAGTACGTGGTGCCGCAGGGTGAAGGCTTTGCGAAGGCCTACGAACTCGCCAAGCGCATCGCGCAGAACGCGCCGCTGTCGAACTACGCCGTGACGCACGCGCTGCCGCGCATCGCCGACCAGTCGCAGTCGGAAGGTTTGTTCACCGAGTCGCTGATGGCGGCGGTGGCCGAGTCGACGCCCGATGCGAAGGAGCGCCTGCGCGCGTTCCTGGAAAAACGTGCCGGGAAGGTGGTGAAGTCGTGA
- a CDS encoding malonate decarboxylase subunit alpha, producing MSKLIDAKAAAGLIPDGATVWLGGLAMMGFAEEIAKAIEARYLASGHPKNLTTWASGAIGNAKDGGMVHFAHPGLLKRMIAGHYGQCGANLMKMVMAGEIEAYNFPQGSLSNLPKHIAARTPGLLTKVGLGTFVDPRIEGGKMNSATTESLNEVVQFAGEEWLFYPSPKVDVALIRATLADEKGNLSMDKEGVLLETLSVAQAVKANGGLVIAQVERIVKAGSLHPKSVKVPGLVVDRVVISKPENHMQTISTQYNPALAGDIRVPVSAFKPMPLDARKVIARRAAAELIEGAVVNLGIGVPAGVPAVAFEEGLGDAFELSVESGVNGGVPQMGGDFALSLNAESIIEQPLQFNFYDGGGIDVSCLGLAQADASGNVNVSKFSGRPVGCGGFINITQSAKKLVFCGTFTADGLELQIGGGLLKVTKEGAHRKFIHQVEQITFSGPGSVQRDQTVLFITERAVFHLTADGLELTEVAPGIDLERDVLAHMDFKPVMKHVRTMDPGIFQETWGGLADAMRHARPLSK from the coding sequence ATGAGCAAACTGATCGATGCAAAAGCCGCCGCCGGCCTGATCCCCGATGGCGCCACCGTGTGGCTGGGGGGCCTGGCGATGATGGGTTTCGCCGAAGAGATCGCGAAGGCGATCGAGGCGCGTTACCTGGCAAGCGGCCACCCGAAGAACCTGACCACCTGGGCCTCGGGCGCGATCGGCAACGCGAAGGACGGCGGCATGGTGCACTTCGCCCACCCCGGCCTGCTCAAACGCATGATCGCGGGCCACTACGGCCAGTGCGGCGCCAACCTGATGAAGATGGTGATGGCCGGCGAGATCGAGGCCTACAACTTCCCGCAGGGCTCGCTGTCGAACCTGCCCAAGCACATCGCGGCGCGCACGCCGGGCCTCTTGACCAAGGTGGGCCTGGGCACTTTCGTCGACCCGCGCATCGAGGGCGGCAAGATGAACTCAGCCACCACCGAGAGCCTCAACGAGGTGGTGCAGTTCGCCGGTGAAGAGTGGCTCTTCTATCCGTCACCCAAGGTCGACGTGGCGCTGATCCGCGCGACGCTCGCCGACGAGAAGGGCAACCTCTCGATGGACAAGGAAGGTGTGCTGCTCGAAACCCTCTCGGTCGCGCAAGCGGTCAAGGCCAACGGCGGCCTCGTGATCGCGCAGGTCGAGCGCATCGTGAAGGCCGGCTCGCTGCACCCGAAGTCGGTGAAGGTGCCGGGCCTCGTGGTCGACCGTGTGGTGATCTCGAAACCCGAGAACCACATGCAGACCATCAGCACGCAGTACAACCCGGCGCTCGCGGGCGACATCCGTGTGCCGGTGAGCGCGTTCAAGCCCATGCCGCTCGATGCCCGCAAGGTGATCGCCCGCCGCGCCGCGGCCGAGCTGATCGAGGGCGCGGTCGTGAACCTCGGCATCGGCGTGCCCGCGGGCGTGCCGGCGGTGGCGTTCGAAGAAGGCCTGGGTGATGCGTTCGAGCTGTCCGTCGAGTCGGGCGTGAACGGCGGCGTGCCGCAGATGGGCGGCGACTTCGCGCTCTCGCTCAACGCCGAGTCGATCATCGAGCAGCCGCTGCAGTTCAACTTCTACGACGGCGGCGGCATCGACGTGAGCTGCCTCGGCCTCGCGCAGGCCGATGCGAGCGGCAACGTCAACGTCAGCAAGTTCAGCGGCCGCCCGGTCGGCTGCGGCGGCTTCATCAACATCACGCAGAGCGCGAAGAAGCTCGTCTTCTGCGGCACCTTCACCGCCGACGGGCTGGAGCTTCAGATCGGCGGCGGCCTGCTCAAGGTGACGAAGGAAGGCGCGCACCGCAAGTTCATCCACCAGGTCGAGCAGATCACCTTCAGCGGCCCGGGCTCGGTGCAGCGCGACCAGACGGTGCTCTTCATCACCGAGCGCGCCGTCTTCCACCTCACGGCCGACGGCCTGGAGCTGACCGAGGTCGCGCCCGGCATCGACCTCGAACGCGACGTGCTCGCGCACATGGACTTCAAGCCGGTGATGAAGCACGTGCGCACCATGGACCCGGGCATCTTCCAGGAGACCTGGGGCGGCCTGGCCGACGCGATGCGTCATGCCAGGCCGCTGAGCAAGTAA
- a CDS encoding tannase/feruloyl esterase family alpha/beta hydrolase — protein sequence MTSLRLLTSAALAVATLAACGGNDDDNTGLPRLAAATPATLSGNCADLASRLNLANTTITSTTEVAAGTLLVGGQPIAAHCRVVGSMYPRTGIDNNAYAIGFEMRLPLNWNGRFFYQANGGIDGNVGTATGAVNGGAGLTNALHMGFAVISSDAGHSGALGPNFGIDPQARLDYGYQAVQKLTPMAKSLIQTAYGKAPDRSYFGGCSNGGRHTMVAMSRFADQYDGFLAGAPGYNLPKAAIANIFGAQRYALIDPANLANAFTPAERTTVANAVLAKCDALDGATDGLVQDVEACRGAFNLANDVPTCPGARDGTCLTTSQKIAIAPIFSGATTSTGRSFYASFPYDPGIASSGIPFWEFIAPVALDTGGVGQIWKVPPEPVAGFNGAAFALNLNIDLALQWIETTDATYTESAMSFMTPPNPTQLSTLKNRGAKVMVYHGVADPIFSVDDTKAWYDGLRTRNGGDASNFAKFYRVPGMGHCSGGPATDQFDMLTPLVDWVEQGTEPQAITATARGTGNAAGANAEVPVGWGASRTRPLCPYPKVARYNGTGDVNLAASFSCQ from the coding sequence ATGACTTCATTGCGACTACTCACGTCGGCCGCCCTCGCCGTGGCCACGCTCGCCGCCTGCGGCGGCAACGATGACGACAACACCGGCCTGCCCCGCCTCGCCGCCGCCACACCGGCCACGCTGTCGGGCAACTGCGCCGACCTCGCCTCGCGCCTGAACCTTGCCAACACCACCATCACCTCGACCACCGAGGTCGCGGCCGGCACGCTGCTCGTGGGCGGCCAGCCCATCGCGGCGCACTGCCGCGTGGTCGGCTCGATGTATCCGCGCACCGGCATCGACAACAACGCCTACGCCATCGGCTTCGAGATGCGCCTGCCGCTCAACTGGAACGGCCGCTTCTTCTACCAGGCCAACGGCGGCATCGACGGCAACGTGGGCACCGCCACCGGCGCGGTCAACGGCGGCGCCGGCCTCACCAATGCGCTGCACATGGGCTTCGCCGTCATCAGCTCCGACGCAGGCCACAGCGGCGCGCTCGGCCCCAACTTCGGCATCGACCCGCAGGCCCGCCTCGACTACGGCTACCAGGCGGTGCAGAAGCTCACGCCCATGGCCAAGAGCCTGATCCAGACGGCCTACGGCAAGGCGCCCGACCGCTCGTACTTCGGCGGCTGCTCCAACGGCGGGCGCCACACGATGGTGGCGATGAGCCGCTTCGCCGACCAGTACGACGGCTTCCTCGCCGGCGCCCCCGGCTACAACCTGCCCAAGGCCGCCATCGCCAACATCTTCGGCGCGCAACGTTATGCGCTGATCGACCCGGCCAACCTGGCCAACGCCTTCACGCCGGCCGAGCGCACGACGGTGGCCAACGCGGTGCTCGCCAAGTGCGACGCGCTCGACGGCGCGACCGACGGCCTGGTGCAAGACGTGGAAGCCTGCCGCGGCGCCTTCAACCTCGCGAACGACGTGCCCACCTGCCCCGGTGCACGCGACGGCACGTGCCTCACCACCTCGCAGAAGATCGCCATCGCGCCGATCTTCAGCGGCGCCACCACCAGCACCGGCCGCTCGTTCTACGCGAGCTTCCCCTACGACCCGGGCATCGCAAGCTCCGGCATCCCGTTCTGGGAGTTCATCGCGCCGGTCGCGCTCGACACCGGCGGCGTCGGCCAGATCTGGAAGGTGCCGCCCGAGCCGGTGGCCGGCTTCAACGGCGCGGCCTTCGCGCTCAACCTCAACATCGACCTCGCGCTGCAGTGGATCGAGACGACGGATGCGACCTACACCGAGTCGGCCATGAGCTTCATGACGCCGCCCAACCCGACGCAGCTCTCGACACTCAAGAACCGCGGCGCGAAGGTGATGGTCTACCACGGCGTGGCCGATCCGATCTTCTCGGTCGACGACACCAAGGCCTGGTACGACGGCCTGCGCACCCGCAACGGCGGTGACGCCAGCAACTTCGCGAAGTTCTACCGCGTGCCCGGCATGGGCCACTGCTCGGGTGGCCCCGCCACCGACCAGTTCGACATGCTGACGCCGCTGGTGGACTGGGTGGAGCAAGGCACCGAGCCGCAGGCCATCACCGCCACCGCGCGCGGCACCGGCAACGCGGCCGGCGCCAACGCCGAAGTGCCGGTGGGCTGGGGCGCGAGCCGCACCCGCCCGCTGTGCCCCTATCCGAAGGTGGCGCGCTACAACGGCACGGGTGACGTGAACCTGGCGGCGAGCTTCAGCTGCCAGTAG
- a CDS encoding chemotaxis protein → MRSRFLSWCLRPGLAAMQRLRLPGKLVLLAVPLLAAPLPLMLGNAAAWPLAGAAMVLWLYVALCFHLSLSRAMRALDEMVNALCAGDLTQSRVLPGRDELADMARSLEAMTRRFSQLVSTIRSEAQLVAMAGDRLSASAHELHGRTEEQAKSLHHTSESMASLVTTVQVNASDAQEADGLAARVRHAAEGGTAIVESAVHSMQGLEKRSGQMTDIIGVINGIAFQTNILALNAAVEAARAGEAGRGFAVVASEVRTLAQRCAQAATEVKTLIEGSAAEVTVGMSRIREASQSLQSVMQGISQVADKARVISESSAAQKSGLQGMEQSVQSLDGITQSNARMVDSSVKSAERLREQARQLSAAVISMKLRQGCADEARALVDKAVALIHSAGLPSAVSRFHARDGGFVDRDLFIIVMDRKGYFRAFGMDPNKADKPAVAAPGVNIDELNAKTYACADAGGGWIEFKSLHPQTKLPVEKMAYVLPAGPELVVMCSVNRTDGAAAPAAAPPARALATGS, encoded by the coding sequence ATGCGCTCCCGTTTCCTGTCCTGGTGCTTGCGCCCCGGCCTTGCTGCGATGCAGCGGCTGCGCCTGCCCGGCAAGCTCGTGCTGCTGGCCGTGCCGCTGCTGGCCGCCCCGCTGCCGCTGATGCTCGGCAACGCCGCCGCGTGGCCGCTGGCCGGCGCCGCCATGGTGCTGTGGCTCTACGTCGCGCTGTGCTTCCACCTGAGCCTGAGCCGCGCGATGCGCGCGCTCGACGAGATGGTGAACGCGCTCTGCGCCGGTGACCTCACGCAGTCGCGGGTGCTGCCCGGGCGCGACGAGCTGGCCGACATGGCGCGCAGCCTGGAAGCGATGACGCGCCGCTTCTCGCAACTCGTGTCCACCATCCGCAGCGAGGCGCAACTCGTGGCGATGGCCGGCGACCGTCTCTCGGCCAGCGCCCACGAGTTGCACGGCCGCACCGAAGAGCAGGCGAAGAGCCTGCACCACACCTCCGAGAGCATGGCCTCGCTCGTGACCACCGTGCAGGTGAACGCGAGCGACGCGCAAGAGGCCGACGGCCTGGCCGCCCGCGTGCGCCACGCGGCCGAAGGCGGCACCGCCATCGTCGAATCGGCGGTGCACTCGATGCAGGGCCTGGAGAAACGCTCGGGCCAGATGACCGACATCATCGGCGTCATCAACGGCATCGCTTTCCAGACCAACATCCTCGCGCTGAACGCCGCGGTGGAAGCCGCGCGTGCCGGCGAGGCCGGCCGTGGCTTCGCGGTGGTGGCGAGCGAGGTGCGCACGCTCGCGCAGCGCTGCGCGCAGGCGGCCACCGAGGTGAAGACGCTGATCGAAGGCTCGGCCGCTGAAGTGACGGTCGGCATGAGCCGCATCCGCGAGGCGAGCCAGTCGCTGCAGTCGGTGATGCAGGGCATCTCGCAGGTGGCCGACAAGGCGCGTGTGATCTCCGAGTCGAGCGCCGCACAGAAGAGCGGCCTGCAGGGCATGGAGCAGTCGGTGCAGAGCCTGGACGGCATCACCCAGAGCAACGCCCGCATGGTCGATAGCTCGGTGAAGTCGGCCGAGCGCTTGCGCGAGCAGGCGCGCCAGCTCTCGGCCGCGGTGATCAGCATGAAGCTGCGCCAGGGCTGCGCCGACGAGGCGCGCGCGCTGGTCGACAAGGCGGTGGCGTTGATCCACAGCGCGGGGCTGCCCTCGGCCGTGAGCCGCTTCCATGCGCGCGACGGCGGCTTCGTCGACCGCGACCTCTTCATCATCGTGATGGACCGCAAGGGCTACTTCCGCGCCTTCGGCATGGACCCGAACAAGGCCGACAAACCCGCGGTGGCCGCCCCCGGCGTCAACATCGACGAGCTCAACGCCAAGACCTATGCCTGCGCCGATGCGGGTGGCGGCTGGATCGAGTTCAAGAGCCTGCACCCGCAGACCAAGCTGCCGGTGGAGAAGATGGCCTACGTGCTGCCCGCGGGCCCCGAGCTGGTGGTGATGTGCAGCGTCAACAGGACCGACGGTGCCGCTGCTCCCGCAGCGGCACCGCCGGCCCGCGCCCTCGCTACTGGCAGCTGA
- a CDS encoding SDR family NAD(P)-dependent oxidoreductase, translating to MTTDTARITSRFNRKSTALEVIEGLSLAGRHMLVTGGASGLGLETSRALAKAGATLTLAVRDMAQGDAAATALSGDTGNPNIRVARLDLADLASVAQFADDWRARGEPLHVLVNNAGIMACPLSRNAHGWEAQFATNHLGHFALTRALLPVLLKSEAPRVVALSSSGHRLSPIVFDDIQFEKREYNKWKAYGQAKTANALMALHLDTLHAKDGLTANAVHPGGIRTGLSRHITREEMEAMGWVKPGAAPGEIPPGFKTPEQGAATTVWAATAPELQGHGGRYLEDCNEAVPSPDGERRYGYVAHVRDRDAAARLWTVSEAMLAQAGF from the coding sequence ATGACCACCGACACCGCGCGCATCACCTCCCGTTTCAACCGCAAGAGCACCGCCTTGGAGGTGATCGAAGGCCTCTCGCTGGCCGGCCGCCACATGCTCGTGACCGGCGGCGCCTCGGGCCTCGGCCTCGAGACCTCGCGGGCGCTCGCCAAGGCCGGCGCGACGCTCACCCTCGCCGTGCGTGACATGGCCCAGGGCGATGCCGCCGCCACCGCACTTTCCGGCGACACCGGCAACCCCAACATCCGCGTGGCCCGGCTCGACCTGGCCGACCTCGCGAGCGTGGCGCAGTTCGCCGACGACTGGCGTGCCCGTGGCGAGCCGCTGCACGTGCTCGTCAACAACGCCGGCATCATGGCCTGCCCGCTCAGCCGCAACGCCCATGGCTGGGAAGCGCAGTTCGCCACCAACCACCTCGGCCACTTCGCGCTCACGCGTGCGCTGCTGCCGGTGCTGCTCAAGAGCGAGGCCCCGCGCGTGGTGGCGCTCAGCTCCTCGGGCCACCGGCTGAGCCCGATCGTGTTCGACGACATCCAATTCGAGAAGCGTGAGTACAACAAGTGGAAGGCCTACGGCCAGGCCAAGACCGCCAACGCGCTGATGGCCCTGCACCTCGACACGCTGCACGCGAAAGACGGCCTCACCGCCAACGCGGTGCACCCGGGCGGCATCCGCACCGGGCTGTCGCGCCACATCACGCGCGAAGAGATGGAGGCGATGGGCTGGGTGAAGCCGGGTGCTGCGCCGGGGGAGATCCCGCCCGGCTTCAAGACCCCCGAACAGGGCGCCGCCACCACCGTGTGGGCCGCGACCGCACCCGAGCTGCAAGGCCACGGCGGGCGCTACCTCGAAGACTGCAACGAGGCCGTGCCCTCGCCCGACGGCGAGCGCCGCTACGGCTACGTGGCGCACGTGCGCGACCGCGACGCCGCGGCCCGCCTGTGGACGGTGAGCGAGGCCATGCTCGCGCAAGCGGGTTTCTGA
- a CDS encoding AMP-binding protein, which yields MRELFSPARLPGLSAQGRALLRRLREHPQAPRFRDFSGHRLGLAERWQARARQAWWQRHAAPDWLPGEPLPAWVSPFIARCAREVDAHAGKGAKPFEHLPTMDRQALATRLAAHVPRGRPLDQLICFSTSGTTGHPLRVPSHPRVACDYFAQHRRALALFGIVPKAGTGEVGIVLAGFQQRCFTYVSVNPLQGECGLAKINLHPAEWRHPADRAAYLEAMAPELISGDPVSLAELLRLGLRHRPRALLSTSMALSAGLRAELEATFACPVLNLYSLNEVGPVAVEVPARGGFVPLQPRLLIEVVDDAGRPLPPGERGEITVTGGFNPWLPLLRYRTGDHGSLVRTAQGLLLQGLEGRAPVRFRGADGRWHNNIEVTRAMAPFALVRYALHQRADGQLVLRVDAAEPLAPLAPRLRESLTALFGPTPVEITALQADDKVRQYTSALAGAESAR from the coding sequence CTGCGAGAACTCTTCTCACCGGCTCGGCTGCCCGGCCTGTCGGCGCAGGGGCGCGCCCTGTTGCGCCGCCTGCGCGAGCACCCGCAGGCGCCCCGCTTCCGCGACTTCAGCGGGCACCGGCTCGGCCTCGCCGAACGCTGGCAGGCGCGTGCGCGCCAAGCGTGGTGGCAGCGCCATGCGGCGCCCGACTGGCTGCCCGGCGAGCCGCTGCCCGCGTGGGTGAGCCCCTTCATCGCACGCTGCGCACGCGAGGTCGACGCGCATGCCGGCAAGGGCGCGAAGCCGTTCGAACACCTGCCGACGATGGACCGGCAGGCGCTCGCCACCCGCCTGGCCGCGCACGTGCCGCGCGGGCGGCCGTTGGACCAGCTCATCTGCTTTTCCACCAGCGGCACCACCGGCCACCCGCTGCGCGTGCCTTCGCACCCGCGCGTGGCCTGCGACTACTTCGCGCAGCACCGTCGCGCGCTGGCGCTGTTCGGCATCGTGCCGAAGGCCGGCACGGGCGAGGTCGGCATCGTGCTCGCGGGCTTCCAGCAGCGCTGCTTCACCTACGTGTCGGTCAACCCGCTGCAGGGTGAATGCGGGCTCGCCAAGATCAACCTGCACCCGGCCGAATGGCGGCACCCCGCCGACCGTGCGGCCTACCTCGAGGCGATGGCGCCCGAGCTCATCTCGGGCGACCCGGTCTCGCTGGCCGAGCTGCTGCGCCTCGGCTTGCGGCACCGGCCACGTGCGCTGCTGTCGACCTCGATGGCGCTCTCGGCCGGCCTGCGCGCCGAGCTGGAAGCCACCTTCGCCTGCCCGGTGCTCAATCTCTATTCCTTGAACGAGGTGGGGCCGGTGGCGGTGGAAGTGCCGGCGCGCGGCGGCTTCGTGCCGCTGCAGCCGCGCCTGCTGATCGAAGTGGTCGACGACGCGGGCCGCCCGCTGCCGCCCGGCGAGCGTGGCGAGATCACCGTCACCGGCGGCTTCAACCCCTGGCTGCCGCTGCTGCGCTACCGCACCGGCGACCACGGCTCGCTCGTGCGCACGGCACAGGGCCTGCTGCTGCAGGGGCTGGAAGGGCGGGCGCCGGTGCGCTTTCGCGGCGCCGATGGCCGCTGGCACAACAACATCGAGGTCACGCGCGCGATGGCGCCGTTTGCGCTCGTGCGCTACGCGCTGCACCAGCGTGCCGACGGCCAGCTCGTGTTGCGCGTGGACGCGGCCGAGCCGCTTGCGCCCCTCGCCCCGCGTCTTCGCGAATCGCTCACCGCGCTGTTCGGCCCCACGCCCGTCGAGATCACCGCGCTGCAGGCCGACGACAAGGTGCGCCAGTACACGAGCGCGCTGGCCGGCGCCGAGTCCGCGCGATGA
- the pnuC gene encoding nicotinamide riboside transporter PnuC: MSPLEVAANVFATASIWLAARNNVHLWWTGIVGCALFGALFLQTQLYADATLQVFFIATSLWGWRLWRHGAGGAPTPVQRTSARTLVALTLAALAVTALYGSLLKHWTDAYAPFIDSAVLAFSVVAQLLLMQRRIETWPTWLIVNTLSVPLFASRGLWLTATLYAVYWVNAWHGWWHWRREMRR, from the coding sequence ATGAGCCCGCTCGAAGTCGCGGCCAACGTCTTCGCCACGGCCTCGATCTGGCTGGCCGCGCGCAACAACGTGCACCTGTGGTGGACGGGCATCGTCGGCTGTGCGCTCTTCGGCGCCCTCTTCCTGCAGACGCAGCTCTACGCCGACGCCACGCTGCAGGTCTTCTTCATCGCCACCAGCCTCTGGGGCTGGCGCCTGTGGCGGCACGGTGCCGGGGGCGCGCCCACGCCGGTGCAGCGCACCTCGGCGCGCACGCTGGTGGCGCTGACGCTGGCCGCGCTGGCCGTGACCGCGCTTTACGGCAGCCTGCTCAAGCACTGGACCGATGCCTACGCGCCCTTCATCGACTCGGCCGTGCTCGCCTTCAGCGTGGTCGCGCAGCTGCTGCTGATGCAGCGGCGCATCGAGACCTGGCCGACCTGGCTGATCGTCAACACGCTCTCGGTGCCGCTCTTCGCGTCACGCGGCTTGTGGCTCACCGCCACGCTCTACGCCGTGTACTGGGTCAACGCCTGGCATGGGTGGTGGCACTGGCGGCGGGAGATGCGGCGGTGA